From one Triticum aestivum cultivar Chinese Spring chromosome 4B, IWGSC CS RefSeq v2.1, whole genome shotgun sequence genomic stretch:
- the LOC123092106 gene encoding uncharacterized protein isoform X1: protein MEKSRQLRGPSPADDSYRHHQPSAEKFACSRIPWVMLDRFAHRTKGDGDGVVSDAVADGTLSEISATCTGKPIAISLRVAEPPEVSRLYLHWPDGLRPEMSDLNKPFVIAAHGDSILFQTYVPLDGCYHPTCYPIDYFVYTAPSCSKSRSSLRRLPTCFDGGLLDPVMNQYNKPHLSRDQQAMCSADIGLLCHRDGGFTVANLAVADLTCLGRLRVLHYTPLETNMKWDDKELPLPCDVGTLNIVSGSWQTDTVIPFDDHYLCWVDLYLGLLFVDVIAKHPPPPRYARLPVELDQHRLYIDHGAPDPARHVCVTDAGIMKLISINDDTGRSVRDQSCSAFNITTWTFDLGTMRWHKEFTIKSAKFWAALDTDKRLPCLLPKFPTISLVDPNVICFTLEDSYNNFWLVEVNTKNKVLGAVALSIST, encoded by the coding sequence ATGGAAAAGTCCCGTCAACTTCGTGGTCCGTCGCCCGCCGACGATTCTTACCGCCACCACCAGCCGTCCGCCGAGAAGTTCGCGTGCTCTCGGATTCCCTGGGTGATGCTGGATCGGTTCGCCCACCGCACCAAGGGGGATGGGGATGGCGTTGTTTCGGATGCGGTAGCTGACGGCACGCTATCAGAGATCTCAGCCACCTGCACCGGTAAACCCATCGCCATCTCCCTTCGGGTCGCTGAACCCCCGGAGGTGTCCCGTCTCTACCTTCACTGGCCAGACGGGTTGAGGCCGGAGATGAGCGACCTGAACAAGCCATTCGTCATCGCAGCGCACGGCGACTCGATACTTTTCCAGACATACGTGCCCCTCGACGGCTGCTACCATCCCACCTGTTACCCCATCGACTATTTCGTCTACACAGCACCCTCCTGTTCCAAGAGTCGTTCGTCGCTCCGGCGACTCCCTACCTGCTTTGACGGCGGCTTGCTGGACCCTGTGATGAATCAGTACAACAAGCCGCACCTGTCCCGTGATCAGCAGGCAATGTGCAGTGCAGACATCGGTCTCCTGTGCCACAGGGATGGTGGGTTCACCGTGGCGAATCTCGCGGTGGCAGATCTCACATGCCTCGGTAGGCTCAGGGTGCTGCACTATACCCCTCTGGAGACGAACATGAAGTGGGACGATAAGGAGCTGCCATTGCCTTGTGACGTCGGCACCCTGAACATCGTGAGTGGTTCCTGGCAAACTGACACTGTCATCCCCTTTGATGATCACTATTTGTGCTGGGTTGATCTCTATCTGGGCTTGCTGTTTGTGGATGTCATTGCCAAACATCCACCGCCCCCACGTTACGCCCGGTTACCTGTAGAACTGGATCAGCATCGTCTGTACATCGACCATGGGGCCCCTGACCCGGCCCGCCATGTGTGTGTTACTGATGCAGGCATTATGAAGCTCATTAGCATCAATGATGACACAGGCCGCAGTGTGCGTGACCAGTCTTGTTCTGCTTTCAATATCACAACTTGGACTTTCGACTTAGGGACAATGCGATGGCATAAGGAGTTCACCATCAAATCCGCCAAGTTCTGGGCCGCTCTTGACACAGATAAGCGTCTTCCATGTCTCCTGCCAAAGTTTCCGACCATTAGTTTGGTTGATCCTAATGTCATTTGCTTCACGTTGGAGGATAGCTACAACAATTTTTGGCTGGTAGAGGTTAACACTAAGAATAAGGTGCTAGGGGCTGTCGCGCTCTCTATATCAAcgtag
- the LOC123092106 gene encoding uncharacterized protein isoform X2 — protein MEKSRQLRGPSPADDSYRHHQPSAEKFACSRIPWVMLDRFAHRTKGDGDGVVSDAVADGTLSEISATCTGKPIAISLRVAEPPEVSRLYLHWPDGLRPEMSDLNKPFVIAAHGDSILFQTYVPLDGCYHPTCYPIDYFVYTAPSCSKSRSSLRRLPTCFDGGLLDPVMNQYNKPHLSRDQQAMCSADIGLLCHRDGGFTVANLAVADLTCLGRLRVLHYTPLETNMKWDDKELPLPCDVGTLNIAL, from the exons ATGGAAAAGTCCCGTCAACTTCGTGGTCCGTCGCCCGCCGACGATTCTTACCGCCACCACCAGCCGTCCGCCGAGAAGTTCGCGTGCTCTCGGATTCCCTGGGTGATGCTGGATCGGTTCGCCCACCGCACCAAGGGGGATGGGGATGGCGTTGTTTCGGATGCGGTAGCTGACGGCACGCTATCAGAGATCTCAGCCACCTGCACCGGTAAACCCATCGCCATCTCCCTTCGGGTCGCTGAACCCCCGGAGGTGTCCCGTCTCTACCTTCACTGGCCAGACGGGTTGAGGCCGGAGATGAGCGACCTGAACAAGCCATTCGTCATCGCAGCGCACGGCGACTCGATACTTTTCCAGACATACGTGCCCCTCGACGGCTGCTACCATCCCACCTGTTACCCCATCGACTATTTCGTCTACACAGCACCCTCCTGTTCCAAGAGTCGTTCGTCGCTCCGGCGACTCCCTACCTGCTTTGACGGCGGCTTGCTGGACCCTGTGATGAATCAGTACAACAAGCCGCACCTGTCCCGTGATCAGCAGGCAATGTGCAGTGCAGACATCGGTCTCCTGTGCCACAGGGATGGTGGGTTCACCGTGGCGAATCTCGCGGTGGCAGATCTCACATGCCTCGGTAGGCTCAGGGTGCTGCACTATACCCCTCTGGAGACGAACATGAAGTGGGACGATAAGGAGCTGCCATTGCCTTGTGACGTCGGCACCCTGAACATC GCATTATGA